A window of Haloarchaeobius salinus genomic DNA:
CTTCTTCTCAATCTCGGCGTTCCCGCGGACGACCGTGTCGCCCTCGACGGCGAAGCGCGTCTTCCGGAGTTCGATGGTCGTCACCTCGCCGCTGACGTCGCCGACGGTCACCTCGTCGCCGGGGTTGAAGTCGGGGTCGCGGAGCAGGTAGACGCCGGCGACGGCGTCCGCGATCATCCCCGAGAGCGCGTAGGAGACACCGAGCGCGATGAAGCCGGCGGAGGTCCCCAGCGCGGCGGCGAGCTCGGAGAGGCCGACGACCGAGAGGAACGAGAGCGCGACCGCGAACCAGAGCACCACCGCGACGACGGTAGAGAGGAACTGGCGGTACACCGGTGCCTCGCCGGGGAGCGCGCTGGAGAGGACCCGGCGCACCACGAGCATCACGAGCTTCACGAGCAGGCCCGCGAGCACGAGGAACACGATGCCGGCGAGCACCTTCGGGAGCGCCTCGGTGATGTCGGTGACGAACAGGTCGAGCGAGCGTTCGACGACCTCGACGACGCCGGTCGGTGGGTCGGGCTGGTCCTGCATGACCGGTCACTCGAACGCCGGGATGGTAAAACCACGTCCAGGGCTGGCGCGGCCGGTGCTCACTCCCCGTCGAGCGCGTCCGCGACGGCCTCG
This region includes:
- a CDS encoding mechanosensitive ion channel family protein → MQDQPDPPTGVVEVVERSLDLFVTDITEALPKVLAGIVFLVLAGLLVKLVMLVVRRVLSSALPGEAPVYRQFLSTVVAVVLWFAVALSFLSVVGLSELAAALGTSAGFIALGVSYALSGMIADAVAGVYLLRDPDFNPGDEVTVGDVSGEVTTIELRKTRFAVEGDTVVRGNAEIEKKWTKRGEPSSDGVADA